In Atribacterota bacterium, one genomic interval encodes:
- a CDS encoding sugar phosphate isomerase/epimerase, translating to MYFKFGISTMVYYQENIKKLLPLLNRYKLGNIEIRPNAKHFECQDMEIIEDIKKEIERFDISVEAIHMPMDDVDISSLEEYDRMRSVREIEKTIMTAVKLKADLVVVHPGGKCDCIEDRKKRMAKCIDSLSEIVDFSSNWGINIALENTLPGRLGDNWSEISELLDKIQSEYLGVCLDTGHYLINQGINKKVSLELDKHPIDWEKKLIHMHIHDNNGKKDLHVLPEEGSFPWDELFSYLKQIKYQHLLVIESTEQVYIEDYLNKIKEVINRLKEMYRL from the coding sequence ATGTATTTTAAATTTGGTATATCGACAATGGTTTATTACCAGGAGAATATTAAGAAATTACTGCCATTATTAAATAGATATAAACTTGGTAATATTGAAATCAGACCTAATGCTAAACACTTTGAATGTCAAGATATGGAGATTATTGAAGATATAAAGAAGGAAATTGAAAGATTTGACATTTCAGTAGAAGCAATACATATGCCCATGGATGATGTAGACATATCAAGCTTGGAGGAATATGACAGAATGAGGTCAGTCAGAGAGATTGAAAAGACAATAATGACAGCGGTGAAATTAAAAGCAGATTTAGTAGTTGTCCATCCGGGAGGGAAATGTGATTGCATTGAAGATAGAAAAAAGAGAATGGCAAAATGTATTGACAGTTTGTCTGAAATTGTGGATTTTTCAAGTAATTGGGGTATAAATATAGCTCTTGAAAATACCCTCCCAGGAAGGTTAGGTGATAACTGGTCTGAAATCAGTGAGCTTTTAGATAAGATTCAATCTGAATATTTAGGCGTATGTCTTGACACAGGGCATTATCTTATAAATCAAGGTATTAACAAAAAAGTTAGCCTTGAATTGGATAAACATCCAATAGATTGGGAAAAAAAATTAATACATATGCATATACATGATAATAATGGTAAGAAAGATCTACATGTATTACCGGAAGAGGGAAGTTTTCCCTGGGATGAATTGTTTTCTTATTTAAAACAGATAAAATACCAGCATTTATTAGTTATAGAATCCACCGAGCAGGTTTATATAGAAGATTATCTAAATAAGATTAAAGAAGTTATAAATAGATTAAAGGAAATGTACCGATTATAA